Proteins from a single region of Apium graveolens cultivar Ventura chromosome 7, ASM990537v1, whole genome shotgun sequence:
- the LOC141672916 gene encoding cytochrome P450 78A5-like has translation MSSQNIVFLISPNGLSSLLSNLELVITLMTFLAVFCFWLSPGGLAWAVSKAKTRSKSAIPGPSGLPFLGLVFSFTSGLTHRALARFAQTFKASSLMAFSVGLTRFVISSKPESAKVILNSSAFADRPIKESAYGLLFDRAMGFAPYGEYWRNLRRISVTHLFGPKRVAHFGEFRREIGVEMVSEIKNLMFQNGAVEVRKVVHFGSLNNVMKTVFGKKYKFGENGDGAELESLVKEGYELLGVFNWSDHFPVLRWLDLQGVRKRCKALVAKVNVFVGKIIQEHRVKRSGEGIKVGVDEGCGDFVDVLLDLDEDHKLTGSDMIAVLWEMIFRGTDTVAILLEWILARMVLHPEIQAKAQSEIDRVVGENRTVSDSELQNLPYLNAIIKETLRVHPPGPLLSWARLAIHDTHVGEHFIPAGTTAMVNMWAITHSDEIWSNPEVFRPERFLEEDVAIMGTDLRLAPFGAGRRVCPGKAMGLATVQLWLAQLLQNFNWFNAGDDHGVDLSECLKLSLEMEKPLVCKAVARV, from the exons ATGTCATCTCAAAATATCGTTTTTCTCATTTCACCAAATGGCCTTTCCTCTTTACTCTCAAATCTTGAACTTGTCATTACTTTGATGACTTTTCTGGCTGTGTTTTGCTTCTGGCTATCACCTGGTGGCCTTGCTTGGGCTGTGTCAAAAGCCAAAACAAGGTCAAAATCTGCTATTCCAGGACCTTCTGGCCTACCCTTTCTAGGCCTTGTTTTTAGTTTCACTTCTGGCTTGACACACAGAGCTTTAGCCCGGTTTGCACAAACCTTCAAAGCTTCTTCTTTAATGGCATTCTCAGTTGGGCTGACCCGTTTTGTTATCTCTAGCAAACCCGAGTCTGCAAAAGTGATTCTTAATAGTTCAGCTTTTGCTGATAGGCCCATTAAAGAATCTGCATATGGGCTTTTGTTTGATAGGGCCATGGGGTTTGCTCCATATGGTGAGTATTGGAGGAACTTAAGGAGAATTTCAGTTACCCATTTGTTTGGTCCTAAAAGAGTTGCTCATTTTGGTGAGTTTAGAAGAGAGATTGGTGTTGAAATGGTGTCTGAAATCAAGAACTTGATGTTTCAAAATGGTGCAGTTGAGGTAAGAAAAGTGGTTCATTTTGGATCACTAAACAATGTGATGAAAACAGTGTTTGGTAAAAAATACAAGTTTGGTGAAAATGGGGATGGGGCTGAGCTTGAAAGTTTAGTGAAAGAAGGGTATGAGTTACTTGGTGTTTTTAACTGGAGTGATCATTTTCCAGTTTTGCGATGGTTGGATTTACAAGGAGTAAGAAAGAGGTGTAAGGCTTTGGTTGCTAAAGTGAATGTTTTTGTTGGAAAGATTATCCAAGAACATAGGGTTAAGAGATCAGGTGAAGGTATTAAAGTTGGAGTTGATGAAGGTTGTGGTGATTTTGTTGATGTTTTGCTTGATTTGGATGAGGATCATAAGCTCACTGGCTCTGATATGATTGCTGTTTTATGG GAAATGATCTTTAGGGGTACTGATACAGTGGCAATCCTCCTGGAGTGGATTCTTGCAAGGATGGTTCTGCATCCTGAAATTCAAGCTAAAGCTCAATCTGAAATCGACAGGGTGGTGGGCGAAAATCGAACCGTATCTGATTCAGAACTCCAAAACCTTCCTTACCTAAATGCAATTATCAAGGAAACTCTCAGGGTTCACCCTCCAGGCCCTCTCCTTTCTTGGGCTAGGCTTGCGATTCACGACACTCATGTTGGTGAGCACTTCATTCCGGCTGGGACAACAGCTATGGTGAACATGTGGGCCATCACACATTCTGATGAAATCTGGTCCAACCCCGAGGTTTTCAGGCCCGAGAGGTTCTTGGAGGAGGACGTCGCAATTATGGGCACTGATCTTCGATTGGCTCCGTTTGGTGCTGGAAGGAGGGTGTGCCCTGGTAAGGCCATGGGCTTAGCCACTGTCCAGCTTTGGCTAGCTCAGTTGCTCCAGAACTTCAATTGGTTCAATGCTGGCGACGATCATGGTGTCGATTTGTCTGAGTGCTTGAAGCTGTCATTGGAGATGGAAAAGCCTCTGGTGTGCAAAGCTGTGGCTAGGGTTTGA
- the LOC141670901 gene encoding COBRA-like protein 4, with the protein MSLDNLKLTIWTTLMITMFSQAAAFDPLDPFGNITIKWDVISWTPDGYVAVVTMNNFQMYRHIMNPGWTLGWGWAKKEVIWSMVGAQTTEQGDCSKFKGDTPHCCKRTPTVVDLLPGVPYKQQIANCCKAGVVASWGQDPSAAVSSFQVSVGLSGTTNKTVKLPKNFTLLGPGPGYTCGPAKIVPSTVYLTPDKRRKTQALMTWNVTCTYSQFLASRNPTCCVSFSSFYNKTITPCPSCACGCHNRRHGCIESNSERLNAVGINTPRKDNAPLLQCTHHMCPIRVHWHVKVNYKDYWRVKIAVTNFNYRMNYTQWTLVAQHPNLDNVTQVFSFDYKPLVPYQSINDTGMFYGMKFYNDLIMEAGAFGNVQSELLLQKDKNTFTLKQGWAFPRKVYFNGDECKLPPPDAYPILPNSTKQNQIHLFSRALASVICIILFIFL; encoded by the exons ATGTCTTTGGATAATCTAAAGCTCACCATATGGACTACACTGATGATCACTATGTTTTCTCAAGCAG CTGCATTTGATCCATTGGACCCTTTTGGAAACATTACAATCAAATGGGATGTTATATCATGGACTCCTGATGGCTATGTG GCTGTAGTGACAATGAACAACTTTCAAATGTATCGACACATAATGAACCCCGGATGGACATTAGGATGGGGCTGGGCTAAGAAAGAGGTGATATGGTCAATGGTAGGTGCACAAACGACAGAACAAGGTGATTGCTCAAAGTTTAAAGGAGACACCCCACATTGCTGCAAGAGAACTCCAACTGTGGTTGATTTGCTACCTGGAGTTCCCTACAAACAACAGATTGCCAATTGCTGCAAAGCAGGTGTAGTGGCCTCATGGGGACAGGATCCATCAGCTGCTGTTTCATCCTTTCAGGTCAGTGTTGGCCTTTCTGGCACGACAAACAAAACCGTGAAACTCCCCAAAAACTTTACTTTGCTTGGTCCTGGACCAGGCTACACTTGTGGACCTGCAAAAATTGTGCCATCCACAGTATATCTCACTCCAGATAAGAGAAGAAAGACTCAAGCACTAA TGACATGGAATGTGACCTGCACTTATTCGCAATTTCTAGCCAGCAGGAACCCGACTTGCTGTGTTTCATTCTCATCCTTCTACAATAAGACCATCACTCCTTGCCCCTCTTGTGCTTGTGGCTGCCACAACAGAAGACATGGCTGCATTGA GAGCAACTCAGAAAGACTAAATGCAGTGGGAATAAACACTCCAAGAAAGGATAATGCACCACTGCTACAATGCACTCACCATATGTGTCCCATTCGTGTTCATTGGCATGTTAAGGTCAATTATAAGGATTATTGGAGGGTGAAGATCGCGGTTACCAATTTCAATTATCGAATGAACTATACTCAATGGACTCTTGTGGCACAACACCCTAATCTCGACAATGTGACTCAAGTTTTTAGCTTTGATTACAAGCCACTTGTCCCTTATCAATCCATAA ATGACACTGGTATGTTTTACGGGATGAAGTTTTATAACGACTTAATAATGGAAGCGGGAGCATTTGGAAATGTACAATCTGAACTGCTGCTTCAGAAGGACAAGAACACATTCACACTCAAGCAAGGATGGGCATTTCCTCGGAAAGTTTATTTCAATGGCGATGAATGCAAGCTTCCTCCCCCTGATGCATACCCAATTTTACCCAATTCGACTAAACAGAATCAAATTCATCTCTTTTCAAGAGCATTAGCATCAGTGATCTGTATCATTCTGTTCATCTTCTTGTAA
- the LOC141675299 gene encoding protein BREAKING OF ASYMMETRY IN THE STOMATAL LINEAGE-like — protein sequence MVSSMNVALKWTVKDCASTLYACRIQLDEQDMISKPMTKKKDSRENKRAKNDDMKQPPIADKEYIVFRFREDGGIDLVEEKWLTSNSDSRIHHIHHNHKTLKELMMFDENSESLQFKVNEDGLIISDEEGEEEQTSNESGKELSPSDENDDGVDIKVITAIEDSTEHKTLSDSTRSDSSSGSFAFPILNMEMKGSPERMPKYNKQRHKLGRILQFPCCRF from the exons ATGGTTTCAAGTATGAATGTGGCACTCAAATGGACTGTTAAAGATTGCGCCTCCACTCTTTATGCATGCAGGATTCAGTTAG ATGAGCAAGACATGATATCTAAGCCAATGACTAAGAAAAAAGATTCAAGAGAAAATAAAAGAGCCAAAAATGATGATATGAAACAGCCACCGATTGCTGACAAAGAATATATAGTCTTCCGGTTTAGAGAAGATGGAGGGATTGATTTGGTGGAAGAGAAGTGGCTTACAAGCAATTCGGATAGTCGGATTCATCACATTCATCATAATCACAAG ACCTTGAAGGAGCTCATGATGTTTGATGAAAATTCGGAAAGCTTGCAGTTTAAAGTGAATGAGGATGGTCTGATCATTTCGGATGAAGAG GGTGAGGAGGAGCAGACGAGTAATGAGTCTGGCAAGGAGTTGAGTCCGAGTGATGAGAACGACGATGGTGTTGATATTAAAGTCATAACTGCAATTGAGGACAGTACAGAACATAAAACATTGTCTGATTCAACTCGGTCTGATAGTAGTTCAGGTTCATTTGCTTTCCCAAT ACTGAACATGGAAATGAAAGGCAGTCCAGAGAGGATGCCGAAATATAATAAGCAACGTCACAAGCTTGGAAGGATTCTGCAGTTTCCATGTTGCAGATTCTAG
- the LOC141670384 gene encoding uncharacterized protein LOC141670384 has product MIRIRPRMARFCMSPSSVRVRTRSSPSTQQQQHKHRRSYSSIQVDEQTSSEFSSKNSSEMSQDGEAEAEKLCGNRVMVVVDSSIEAKAALHWALSHTIQSQDTVILLHVVTRPSVQGGDIDHQVKQRAYKLLSSMKNLCQVHKPGVQVEFLVKEGKEKGSTIVQEAKNKKVSLLVLGKRKRSIMWLVQNLWAGKRKRIRSSTCSATDYCVQNAKCMTVAVRKKGRNHGGYLITTKRHKDFWLLA; this is encoded by the exons ATGATTAGAATACGTCCACGGATGGCTAGGTTCTGCATGAGCCCGAGCAGTGTTCGAGTTCGGACTCGTTCATCTCCATCAACTCAGCAGCAGCAGCACAAACACAGGAGAAGCTATAGTTCCATTCAAGTGGATGAGCAGACATCGTCTGAGTTTTCGAGCAAAAATAGCAGTGAGATGAGTCAGGACGGTGAGGCAGAGGCTGAGAAATTATGTGGGAACAGAGTGATGGTTGTGGTTGATTCCAGCATCGAAGCTAAGGCTGCTCTGCATTGGGCACTATCTCACACTATTCAATCCCAGGATACTGTTATTCTTCTTCATGTAGTAACAAGGCCATCTGTACAAG GTGGAGATATTGATCATCAAGTTAAGCAAAGGGCTTATAAACTGCTTTCCTCCATGAAGAATTTGTGTCAAGTGCACAAGCCTGGG GTGCAAGTGGAGTTTTTAGTCAAGGAAGGTAAGGAGAAGGGATCAACAATAGTTCAAGAAGCAAAGAATAAGAAAGTTTCATTGTTAGTCTTGGGGAAAAGGAAACGATCAATAATGTGGCTTGTACAGAACCTGTGGgcagggaaaagaaaaagaatacGCAGCAGCACTTGCAGCGCAACTGATTATTGTGTTCAGAATGCCAAATGCATGACTGTTGCGGTGAGAAAGAAGGGCAGAAACCATGGAGGGTACTTAATCACCACTAAGAGACACAAGGACTTCTGGCTTCTGGCTTAA
- the LOC141670383 gene encoding flavonol sulfotransferase-like, whose amino-acid sequence MTLALVSSPQSLYCNTLTSSNENAEKEAIEKTYEKFDILVETLKKGKGWMTEYLVQFQGFWLSPSSALKGVLFVQNHFKSQPSDIFLATSVKCGTTWFRALIYATINRSNYSFNTHPLLYTGPHDCFPFLDAFIYQDYLVSHSTSSNNHLSPRLFATHIPYGLLPKSMITSGSKFVYICREPKDVLISTWLFMNKLRPKHLLPLSLHEAFQMFCEGVSHYGPYWDHVLGYWKASFKYPNNVLFIKYEDMKKEPLFHLKKLASFLGKPFSEKEEKEGVVKEVLKLCSFDNLSNLEVNKTGILRYSSRIFVNNCYFFRKGEVGDWQNYLTEEMVKHLDLITMQKLKGSGLTFGSPDYLKLNL is encoded by the coding sequence ATGACTCTTGCTCTTGTTTCCTCTCCACAAAGCCTTTACTGCAACACCCTTACTTCAAGTAACGAAAATGCAGAAAAAGAAGCCATTGAGAAAACCTACGAAAAATTCGACATTCTTGTCGAAACCCTAAAGAAAGGCAAAGGCTGGATGACTGAGTATCTTGTTCAGTTCCAAGGCTTTTGGTTAAGCCCTTCATCTGCTTTAAAAGGAGTCTTGTTTGTGCAAAACCACTTCAAATCTCAGCCTTCTGATATCTTCTTAGCTACTTCAGTTAAATGTGGTACGACATGGTTTCGTGCCCTTATTTATGCAACCATAAATCGTTCGAATTATAGCTTCAACACTCACCCTTTGCTTTACACTGGCCCTCATGACTGTTTTCCTTTCTTAGATGCATTCATTTATCAAGATTATCTGGTTAGCCATTCTACTAGTTCTAACAATCATCTTTCGCCTCGGTTATTTGCTACTCACATTCCTTATGGACTGCTTCCGAAATCTATGATAACTTCTGGAAGCAAGTTTGTGTACATTTGTCGTGAGCCTAAAGATGTACTGATTTCGACGTGGCTATTCATGAACAAACTTAGACCTAAACATCTACTGCCACTATCACTTCATGAGGCGTTTCAAATGTTTTGTGAAGGTGTTTCACATTATGGACCATATTGGGACCATGTGTTGGGGTATTGGAAAGCTAGCTTTAAGTATCCTAATAATGTGCTTTTCATTAAGTACGAGGATATGAAGAAAGAGCCATTGTTTCATCTAAAAAAACTAGCTTCATTTTTGGGGAAGCCCTTCTCagagaaagaagaaaaagaagggGTGGTTAAAGAAGTCTTAAAGCTCTGCAGTTTTGATAATTTGAGCAATTTAGAGGTGAACAAGACGGGCATTCTCCGTTACAGCTCAAGGATTTTTGTTAACAACTGTTATTTCTTCAGAAAAGGTGAGGTAGGAGATTGGCAGAATTATTTAACTGAGGAGATGGTTAAGCATCTGGATTTGATTACGATGCAGAAGCTAAAGGGTTCTGGACTCACCTTCGGTTCACCAGATTACCTGAAATTAAATTTGTAA